The Capsicum annuum cultivar UCD-10X-F1 unplaced genomic scaffold, UCD10Xv1.1 ctg33403, whole genome shotgun sequence sequence CCGACCTTAGTTAATCTTTGTGTATTGTCTAGACgatttgtagacctaatgtacagtcaaggtggtgttttgttaatagacgtgatggctccaatggccaagtattgtatatacatatatatatgtgttctcaagcttatacaggtgattatttccttttatatgtgatatGATGTTGTTCGAATTTttggttgtcatagaggtatgcatgggaagtataaggtgatgagctggttctcccgggcctccttggttacgggtgccagtccaccccaataggatttgaggcatgacactTGTGGTTTTGAACTTGACTTGTTAACTGCAGAAATGGAGTCATCTAAAGAGTTACGTTGTCGAGCTCCAGAAGACCCCGCCCTCTGCATCAACGCTTGTGATTTTTTCGGTAGTGCAGCTACAATGAATATGTGTTCCAAGTGTCAAAAGGACATGATACTATTGAAGCAGGAACATGCAAAGCTTGCAGCTGCATCCAGCAAAGACGTCGTACGTAGAAGCTCAAGCAGCGATGAATCAGAACTTGCTCTTGCAGATGCCGTGGTTGCATCTACAGATTTAGCCTCTCAGATTTCACAAGTGAAGTCAAAAGAGGGTTTGAAAAAGTTCACAGCTTGTCATAAGCGTGTGGGATTAACGGGGTTCAGTTGCAAATGTGGTGCTCTTTTCTGCGCAGTTCATCATTATTTAGACAAACACAACTGCCCGTTTGATTATAGGAATGCTGGTCAGAATG is a genomic window containing:
- the LOC124891280 gene encoding zinc finger A20 and AN1 domain-containing stress-associated protein 8-like: MESSKELRCRAPEDPALCINACDFFGSAATMNMCSKCQKDMILLKQEHAKLAAASSKDVVRRSSSSDESELALADAVVASTDLASQISQVKSKEGLKKFTACHKRVGLTGFSCKCGALFCAVHHYLDKHNCPFDYRNAGQNAIAKTNPIIVAEKLNKIKQAPIKRLYELKQCPSFDKLALSYRVTMK